From the genome of Halomonas sp. 1513, one region includes:
- a CDS encoding type I-E CRISPR-associated protein Cse2/CasB has product MVTEYLRAISPEEAFAVRCWWQRLTLPAEELKAVTSAPPWPKGVRAMLRRCETPEAAMLTEAFRHLWHRLPESERGGEKRRNLRLQAWACVALVLAEVRAESPNASLGSQLGKQKKETGKPHMSELRFQQLLTCQAPEELVQRLRRALALIDKRDVSVVYLADNIALWWRESQGEMAPQPSGRLGFLWANDYFEALSRYQHAGD; this is encoded by the coding sequence GTGGTGACCGAATACCTACGGGCCATCAGTCCAGAAGAAGCCTTTGCCGTGCGGTGTTGGTGGCAGCGCCTGACGTTACCCGCCGAGGAGCTTAAGGCCGTTACCTCAGCCCCCCCCTGGCCTAAGGGAGTGCGAGCCATGCTACGGCGCTGTGAAACGCCAGAGGCCGCCATGCTGACCGAGGCCTTTCGGCATCTCTGGCATCGGTTGCCAGAGTCCGAAAGGGGAGGTGAGAAGCGACGCAACCTTCGGCTGCAGGCCTGGGCTTGCGTCGCGCTGGTGCTGGCCGAAGTCAGGGCGGAAAGCCCCAATGCCAGCCTGGGTAGCCAGCTAGGCAAACAGAAGAAGGAAACCGGTAAGCCCCATATGAGCGAGCTGCGCTTCCAGCAGCTGCTGACTTGTCAGGCACCGGAAGAGCTGGTGCAGCGACTACGGCGTGCCTTGGCGCTGATCGATAAGCGGGACGTCAGCGTTGTTTACCTAGCCGACAATATCGCTCTCTGGTGGCGTGAATCGCAGGGTGAAATGGCACCCCAGCCATCTGGTCGGCTCGGCTTCCTTTGGGCCAATGACTATTTCGAGGCGCTGTCCCGCTATCAGCACGCCGGCGACTGA
- a CDS encoding type I-E CRISPR-associated protein Cse1/CasA, which yields MNLLHDRWLPFHAWDGSITYRSPLAIADPEVVDLALPRADFQGAAYQWLIGLLQTALPPKDHDDWLDRAAEPPSREALEAAFAPLATAFELEGDGPRFMQDRDPLEDAKPTSVSGLLIDSPGANGLKLNTDHFVKRGRVEAICSDCAAMALFTMQINAPSGGAGYRVGLRGGGPLTTLVLPEDAQASLWQRLWLNVLPSQSLARQGKIEPLRSDDDTLFPWMGPTQLSDKKGAVVVPDDMHALHAYWSMPRRFRLLFEDTPCRCDLCGRETARSVAEIRAKNYGANYDGPWQHPLTPYRRDPKKPSEPPLSTKGQPGGLGYRHWSNLVLDDAENSGALPAAVVHDYLYGKVPANRQARREGEAFEPLLRQARLWAFGYDMDNMKPRGWYGVEMPLVAVPPEQQEVLRSWVQDVTELARQVAWMVRNQIKVAWFSRPADAKGDMSPIDTHFYEATQAGFFHALFGMQQALLDGEDTHMPTDIAEVWYRGLQREALRLFDAQALSGPVAELDMKRVTGARRNLQAWLSGRSKGSKIITQFAKKGGFALAGGKESTTTEDVAP from the coding sequence ATGAATCTCCTGCATGACCGATGGCTTCCCTTCCATGCCTGGGATGGAAGCATCACCTACCGCTCACCCTTGGCCATCGCCGACCCTGAGGTCGTCGACCTGGCTCTTCCCCGGGCGGATTTCCAGGGCGCTGCTTACCAGTGGCTGATCGGCCTGCTGCAGACCGCGCTGCCTCCCAAGGATCACGATGACTGGCTGGATCGTGCTGCCGAGCCACCGAGTCGTGAGGCACTTGAGGCAGCCTTTGCACCTTTGGCGACGGCCTTCGAATTGGAGGGTGATGGCCCGCGCTTTATGCAGGACCGGGATCCGCTGGAGGATGCCAAGCCGACGTCTGTCTCGGGGCTGCTGATCGACTCCCCTGGTGCCAATGGCCTCAAGCTCAATACCGATCACTTCGTCAAGCGGGGGCGTGTCGAGGCAATCTGCTCTGACTGTGCGGCGATGGCGCTGTTTACCATGCAGATCAATGCACCATCCGGGGGTGCGGGTTATCGGGTGGGGCTCCGGGGCGGTGGCCCGCTGACGACCCTGGTATTGCCGGAGGATGCTCAGGCCAGCCTCTGGCAGCGGCTATGGCTGAATGTGCTGCCGAGCCAATCTCTTGCACGGCAGGGCAAGATCGAGCCACTGCGCTCGGATGACGACACCCTCTTTCCCTGGATGGGGCCAACCCAGCTCAGCGACAAGAAAGGCGCCGTAGTCGTCCCGGATGACATGCATGCCCTGCATGCCTACTGGTCCATGCCGCGTCGTTTTCGACTGCTCTTCGAGGACACCCCCTGCCGATGCGATCTCTGCGGGCGGGAAACCGCTCGATCTGTTGCCGAGATTCGCGCCAAGAACTATGGCGCCAATTATGACGGCCCTTGGCAGCACCCTTTGACCCCCTATCGCCGTGACCCCAAGAAGCCCAGCGAGCCGCCGCTGTCCACCAAGGGGCAGCCAGGAGGCTTGGGGTATCGGCACTGGTCGAACCTGGTGCTCGATGATGCTGAAAACAGTGGTGCCCTGCCGGCAGCGGTGGTTCATGACTACCTGTATGGCAAGGTGCCGGCAAATCGACAGGCGCGACGCGAAGGCGAGGCATTCGAGCCGCTGCTCCGGCAGGCGAGGCTCTGGGCCTTCGGTTACGACATGGACAATATGAAGCCACGAGGCTGGTATGGCGTAGAAATGCCGCTGGTGGCGGTGCCGCCTGAGCAGCAGGAAGTGCTCAGATCCTGGGTTCAGGACGTGACCGAACTGGCTCGCCAGGTGGCGTGGATGGTGCGCAACCAGATTAAGGTCGCCTGGTTCTCGCGTCCTGCCGATGCCAAGGGGGACATGAGTCCCATCGATACCCATTTCTATGAGGCGACCCAGGCCGGCTTCTTCCATGCCCTGTTTGGCATGCAGCAGGCTCTGCTCGATGGAGAGGACACTCATATGCCGACAGACATCGCCGAAGTCTGGTATCGCGGACTCCAACGGGAAGCCCTGCGGTTGTTCGATGCGCAGGCACTGAGTGGTCCCGTGGCTGAGCTGGATATGAAGCGCGTCACTGGGGCCCGTCGCAATCTGCAGGCCTGGCTCTCCGGACGCAGCAAGGGTAGCAAGATCATCACCCAGTTCGCCAAGAAAGGAGGGTTCGCGTTAGCGGGTGGCAAGGAAAGCACAACTACGGAGGACGTCGCGCCATGA